In the Ipomoea triloba cultivar NCNSP0323 chromosome 6, ASM357664v1 genome, one interval contains:
- the LOC116022779 gene encoding uncharacterized protein LOC116022779, producing the protein MVPRVFKSLCETLKGLEMLKDTRHVQVEEQLAMSLLVLTHRLTHRVISKRFQHSTRTVHNCAKRVVRALVRLGREIIKPVNRGPVQPEILGNPKWYPYFEKCLRAIDGTHVAAWAPTSRQTTFRGRKGGMVTQNVMAVCSHDMMFTFVFAGWEGSANDSRIFLDALSKPEIGFPLPPEGHYYVVDAGYPNVPGFLAPYRGEAYHLNEFRGQGQIRNKQALFNYRHSSLRNVIERCFGLLKARFPILKSINAYPLVRQSQIPIACCALHNFIRLKDMDDQLASMYGMQDMILDDDGGSTSGVGNDGGSTSGLGNDTVQLDMSQQHQMLQVREDIANAIWANYNN; encoded by the exons ATGGTGCCACGTGTGTTCAAAAGTCTATGTGAGACACTGAAGGGCTTGGAAATGTTAAAAGATACAAGACATGTTCAAGTGGAGGAACAATTAGCAATGAGTCTCTTAGTTCTCACGCATAGATTAACACACCGTGTGATTTCTAAGCGGTTTCAACATTCTACTAGAACGGTACATAATTGTGCGAAGCGTGTGGTACGTGCACTTGTACGGTTGGGGCGCGAAATAATAAAGCCAGTTAATAGAGGACCAGTGCAACCAGAAATATTGGGAAATCCAAAATGGTATCCATATTTTGAG AAATGTCTACGTGCTATAGACGGAACGCATGTGGCAGCTTGGGCACCTACATCAAGGCAAACTACATTTCGAGGTAGAAAAGGAGGAATGGTGACTCAAAATGTCATGGCGGTTTGCTCGCATGACATGATGTTTACATTCGTATTTGCGGGTTGGGAAGGAAGTGCAAATGATTCTCGCATATTCTTAGATGCACTTTCAAAGCCTGAAATTGGGTTTCCCCTGCCACCCGAAG GTCATTACTACGTTGTTGATGCTGGTTACCCAAATGTACCTGGTTTTTTGGCACCATACCGTGGGGAAGCCTATCACTTGAATGAGTTTCGTGGCCAAGGACAAATACGAAATAAGCAAGCTCTATTTAATTATCGACACTCATCATTGCGGAATGTGATTGAGAGATGCTTTGGACTTTTAAAGGCGAGATTTCCAATTCTAAAGTCCATTAACGCTTACCCATTGGTTAGACAAAGCCAAATCCCTATTGCATGTTGTGCATTACACAATTTCATACGATTGAAAGATATGGATGATCAATTAGCTAGCATGTACGGCATGCAAGATATGATTTTGGATGATGATGGTGGAAGCACTAGTGGAGTTGGAAATGATGGTGGAAGCACTAGTGGACTTGGAAATGATACCGTACAATTAGATATGAGTCAACAACATCAAATGCTACAAGTGCGTGAAGACATTGCGAATGCAATATGggcaaattataataattga
- the LOC116022016 gene encoding 60S ribosomal protein L37-1-like, with the protein MGKGTGSFGKRRNKTHTLCVRCGRRSFHIQKSRCSACAYPAARTRKYNWSVKAIRRKTTGTGRMRYLRHVPRRFKTNFREGTEATPRKKGAAASS; encoded by the exons ATG GGAAAAGGTACCGGAAGTTTTGGTAAGCGGAGGAACAAGACACACACACTATGTGTGAGATGCGGCCGCCGCAGCTTCCATATCCAGAAGAGCCGGTGTTCCGCTTGTGCCTATCCTGCTGCACGCACCAGAAAAT ATAATTGGAGTGTCAAGGCAATTAGGAGAAAAACTACTGGAACTGGCCGCATGAGGTATCTCCGCCATGTTCCTCGTAGATTCAAGACCAACTTCAGAGAAG GTACTGAGGCAACTCCAAGGAAGAAGGGAGCAGCAGCATCCTCTTAA
- the LOC116021640 gene encoding GTP-binding protein At2g22870, whose product MFINYLPKLHFQFSSLAPKPKLLFTSTLSSKPISGPVVHFSTATLLQNPQLNSSDETVPVKISLEKLFVPPETDVSSETTPLGARILKGSNIVLSKYAGDAQVGQAEFVKSSVNTEDCPGDGLPEFALVGRSNVGKSSLLNSLVRRKKLALTSKKPGKTQCINHFRINGSWYLVDLPGYGYASAPQELRTDWDKFTKDYFLNRSTLVSVFLLIDASIPAKQIDLEYASWLGQNQIPMTLIFTKCDKRKKAKNGGKRPEENVQDFQELIQNFFQTTPPWIMTSSVTHQGRDEILLHMSQLRNYWLKH is encoded by the exons ATGTTCATCAATTATCTCCCAAAGCTCCATTTTCAGTTCTCCTCACTCGCTCCCAAACCCAAACTCCTTTTCACCTCCACCCTCTCATCCAAGCCCATATCCGGCCCGGTCGTCCACTTCTCTACCGCTACGCTTCTCCAGAACCCACAGTTGAACAGCTCGGATGAGACCGTCCCGGTCAAAATCTCCCTCGAAAAGCTCTTCGTTCCGCCGGAAACGGATGTCTCATCAGAAACGACGCCGTTGGGTGCCCGGATCCTCAAGGGCTCTAACATTGTGCTCAGCAAGTATGCCGGGGATGCTCAGGTGGGGCAGGCGGAGTTTGTGAAGAGCAGTGTGAATACCGAAGACTGCCCCGGCGATGGGTTGCCGGAGTTCGCGCTCGTTGGGAGGTCTAATGTGGGGAAATCTTCGCTGCTTAACTCTCTGGTTAGGCGCAAAAAGCTTGCTCTTACTTCCAAGAAACCCG GCAAGACACAATGCATCAACCATTTCAGGATCAACGGTAGCTGGTATCTTGTTGATTTGCCTGGATACGG GTATGCATCAGCACCACAAGAACTTAGGACAGACTGGGACAAGTTTACGAAAGATTATTTTTTGAACCGATCAACTCTCGTCTCAGTATTCCTTCTCATAGATGCTAGCATTCCTGCAAAACAGATTGACCTTGAATATGCAAGCTGGCTTGGACAAAATCAG ATTCCAATGACATTAATCTTCACGAAATGTGATAAGCGGAAAAAGGCTAAGAATGGAGGAAAAAGACCTGAAGAGAATGTGCAAGATTTTCAAGAGTTAATACAAAACTTCTTCCAAACAACTCCACCTTGGATTATGACGAGCAGTGTAACCCACCAAGGCCGAGATGAGATATTGTTACACATGTCTCAACTACGCAACTACTGGCTCAAGCATTGA